A part of Cannabis sativa cultivar Pink pepper isolate KNU-18-1 chromosome 6, ASM2916894v1, whole genome shotgun sequence genomic DNA contains:
- the LOC115725406 gene encoding cysteine--tRNA ligase, chloroplastic/mitochondrial isoform X1, with translation MATLLKCYKPLLSIQLSSIHYSTRTIQVATHRPHPFFKSSSIRSLNSSSPSLIAKKTQGESEEGASKNPLSTNLWLYNTMSRKKEVFRPKVEGMVGMYVCGVTAYDLSHIGHARVYVTFDVLYRYLKHLGYQVCYVRNFTDVDDKIIARAKELGEDPINLSRRYCEEFNQDMVYLHCLPPSVEPRVSDHMTQIVDMIKQIIGNEYAYSVEGDVYFNVDKFPEYGRLSGRKLEDNRAGERVAVDSRKKNPADFALWKSAKEGEPFWESPWGPGRPGWHIECSAMSAAYLGYSFDIHGGGMDLVFPHHENEIAQSCAACRQSNISYWIHNGFVTIDSEKMSKSLGNFFTIRQVIELYHPLALRLFLLATHYRSPINYSDAQLESASERIFYIYQTLHDCEDVLRQHEVTALKDSIPPNIMEEINKFQNVFVESMSDDLHTTVVLAALSDPLKTINDLLHTRKGKKQALRVESLTALEKMIRNALEVLGLMPTSYTNILQELGEKALRRAKLTEDQVLRKIEERTEARSQKEYEKSDAIRKELAAVGIALMDSPDGTTTWRPAVPLVLQEQ, from the exons ATGGCTACTCTGCTCAAGTGCTACAAACCCTTATTATCAATCCAATTGTCTTCTATTCACTACTCCACTCGGACTATTCAAGTTGCAACTCACCGACCTCACCCCTTTTTCAAGTCTAGTAGCATTCGTAGCCTCAATTCTTCATCTCCATCATTGATTGCTAAGAAAACTCAAGGTGAATCCGAAGAAGGTGCATCAAAGAATCCATTGTCAACAAACCTATGGTTGTACAACACAATGAGCAGAAAAAAGGAGGTTTTCAGGCCCAAAGTGGAAGGAATGGTAGGGATGTATGTCTGTGGAGTCACTGCTTATGATCTCAGCCACATTGGCCATGCTCGCGTCTATGTCACTTTTGATGTTCTCTACAG ATATTTGAAGCATTTGGGATACCAAGTATGTTACGTTCGTAATTTCACTGATGTGGATGACAAA ATAATTGCTAGAGCAAAGGAGTTGGGGGAGGATCCAATCAATTTGAGTAGACGCTACTGTGAAGAGTTCAATCAAGATATGGTCTATCTTCATTGCCTGCCGCCTTCCGTGGAACCACGAGTGTCGGATCACATGACCCAGATTGTAGATATGATTAAACAG ATTATTGGTAATGAGTATGCATACTCAGTTGAGGGTGATGTCTACTTCAACGTAGACAAGTTTCCAGAATATGGACGCCTATCTGGTCGGAAGTTGGAAGATAACCGAGCTGGTGAGCGGGTAGCTGTTGACTCAAGGAAGAAAAATCCGGCTGATTTTGCATTATGGAAG TCTGCTAAGGAAGGAGAACCCTTCTGGGAGAGTCCTTGGGGGCCTGGAAGACCTGGTTGGCATATTGAATGCAGTGCCATGAGTGCTGCATATCTGGGTTACTCGTTTGACATACACGGTGGAGGAATGGACCTTGTGTTTCCTCACCATGAAAATGAAATTGCTCAGAGCTGTGCTGCATGCAGACAAAGTAATATAAGTTACTGGATACATAACGGATTTGTCACTATTGACTCGGAGAAAATGTCCAAATCCCTTGGCAACTTCTTCACGATTCGTCAG GTCATAGAACTATACCACCCTCTCGCTTTGCGACTTTTCTTGTTGGCGACTCACTATAGGTCTCCAATTAACTACTCTGATGCACAGCTTGAAAGTGCTTCGGAACGTATTTTCTACATCTATCAG ACTTTACATGATTGCGAAGACGTTCTGAGACAACACGAAGTAACAGCTCTGAAAGATTCCATTCCACCCAACATCATGGAAGAGATCAACAAATTCCAAAATGTTTTTGTGGAGTCTATGTCAGATGATCTTCACACTACAGTTGTTTTGGCTGCCTTGTCTGATCCATTAAAAACCATCAATGATCTTCTACATACTCGTAAG GGAAAGAAGCAAGCTTTACGAGTAGAATCGCTTACAGCTCTGGAAAAGATGATCAGAAATGCACTGGAAGTTTTAGGATTGATGCCAACTAGTTACACCAAC ATTTTGCAGGAACTAGGGGAAAAAGCCTTGAGGCGCGCCAAATTAACAGAAGATCAAGTGTTGCGTAAAATCGAGGAAAGGACCGAGGCTAGGAGCCAAAAAGAGTATGAAAAATCGGATGCAATCAGAAAAGAATTAGCTGCTGTAGGCATTGCTCTTATGGATAGCCCAGATGGGACGACAACTTGGAGGCCGGCCGTACCTCTCGTGCTTCAAGAGCAGTAG
- the LOC115725406 gene encoding cysteine--tRNA ligase, chloroplastic/mitochondrial isoform X2 has product MSVESLLMISATLAMLASMSLLMFSTGRYLKHLGYQVCYVRNFTDVDDKIIARAKELGEDPINLSRRYCEEFNQDMVYLHCLPPSVEPRVSDHMTQIVDMIKQIIGNEYAYSVEGDVYFNVDKFPEYGRLSGRKLEDNRAGERVAVDSRKKNPADFALWKSAKEGEPFWESPWGPGRPGWHIECSAMSAAYLGYSFDIHGGGMDLVFPHHENEIAQSCAACRQSNISYWIHNGFVTIDSEKMSKSLGNFFTIRQVIELYHPLALRLFLLATHYRSPINYSDAQLESASERIFYIYQTLHDCEDVLRQHEVTALKDSIPPNIMEEINKFQNVFVESMSDDLHTTVVLAALSDPLKTINDLLHTRKGKKQALRVESLTALEKMIRNALEVLGLMPTSYTNILQELGEKALRRAKLTEDQVLRKIEERTEARSQKEYEKSDAIRKELAAVGIALMDSPDGTTTWRPAVPLVLQEQ; this is encoded by the exons ATGTCTGTGGAGTCACTGCTTATGATCTCAGCCACATTGGCCATGCTCGCGTCTATGTCACTTTTGATGTTCTCTACAG GCAGATATTTGAAGCATTTGGGATACCAAGTATGTTACGTTCGTAATTTCACTGATGTGGATGACAAA ATAATTGCTAGAGCAAAGGAGTTGGGGGAGGATCCAATCAATTTGAGTAGACGCTACTGTGAAGAGTTCAATCAAGATATGGTCTATCTTCATTGCCTGCCGCCTTCCGTGGAACCACGAGTGTCGGATCACATGACCCAGATTGTAGATATGATTAAACAG ATTATTGGTAATGAGTATGCATACTCAGTTGAGGGTGATGTCTACTTCAACGTAGACAAGTTTCCAGAATATGGACGCCTATCTGGTCGGAAGTTGGAAGATAACCGAGCTGGTGAGCGGGTAGCTGTTGACTCAAGGAAGAAAAATCCGGCTGATTTTGCATTATGGAAG TCTGCTAAGGAAGGAGAACCCTTCTGGGAGAGTCCTTGGGGGCCTGGAAGACCTGGTTGGCATATTGAATGCAGTGCCATGAGTGCTGCATATCTGGGTTACTCGTTTGACATACACGGTGGAGGAATGGACCTTGTGTTTCCTCACCATGAAAATGAAATTGCTCAGAGCTGTGCTGCATGCAGACAAAGTAATATAAGTTACTGGATACATAACGGATTTGTCACTATTGACTCGGAGAAAATGTCCAAATCCCTTGGCAACTTCTTCACGATTCGTCAG GTCATAGAACTATACCACCCTCTCGCTTTGCGACTTTTCTTGTTGGCGACTCACTATAGGTCTCCAATTAACTACTCTGATGCACAGCTTGAAAGTGCTTCGGAACGTATTTTCTACATCTATCAG ACTTTACATGATTGCGAAGACGTTCTGAGACAACACGAAGTAACAGCTCTGAAAGATTCCATTCCACCCAACATCATGGAAGAGATCAACAAATTCCAAAATGTTTTTGTGGAGTCTATGTCAGATGATCTTCACACTACAGTTGTTTTGGCTGCCTTGTCTGATCCATTAAAAACCATCAATGATCTTCTACATACTCGTAAG GGAAAGAAGCAAGCTTTACGAGTAGAATCGCTTACAGCTCTGGAAAAGATGATCAGAAATGCACTGGAAGTTTTAGGATTGATGCCAACTAGTTACACCAAC ATTTTGCAGGAACTAGGGGAAAAAGCCTTGAGGCGCGCCAAATTAACAGAAGATCAAGTGTTGCGTAAAATCGAGGAAAGGACCGAGGCTAGGAGCCAAAAAGAGTATGAAAAATCGGATGCAATCAGAAAAGAATTAGCTGCTGTAGGCATTGCTCTTATGGATAGCCCAGATGGGACGACAACTTGGAGGCCGGCCGTACCTCTCGTGCTTCAAGAGCAGTAG
- the LOC115725406 gene encoding cysteine--tRNA ligase, chloroplastic/mitochondrial isoform X3 produces MVYLHCLPPSVEPRVSDHMTQIVDMIKQIIGNEYAYSVEGDVYFNVDKFPEYGRLSGRKLEDNRAGERVAVDSRKKNPADFALWKSAKEGEPFWESPWGPGRPGWHIECSAMSAAYLGYSFDIHGGGMDLVFPHHENEIAQSCAACRQSNISYWIHNGFVTIDSEKMSKSLGNFFTIRQVIELYHPLALRLFLLATHYRSPINYSDAQLESASERIFYIYQTLHDCEDVLRQHEVTALKDSIPPNIMEEINKFQNVFVESMSDDLHTTVVLAALSDPLKTINDLLHTRKGKKQALRVESLTALEKMIRNALEVLGLMPTSYTNILQELGEKALRRAKLTEDQVLRKIEERTEARSQKEYEKSDAIRKELAAVGIALMDSPDGTTTWRPAVPLVLQEQ; encoded by the exons ATGGTCTATCTTCATTGCCTGCCGCCTTCCGTGGAACCACGAGTGTCGGATCACATGACCCAGATTGTAGATATGATTAAACAG ATTATTGGTAATGAGTATGCATACTCAGTTGAGGGTGATGTCTACTTCAACGTAGACAAGTTTCCAGAATATGGACGCCTATCTGGTCGGAAGTTGGAAGATAACCGAGCTGGTGAGCGGGTAGCTGTTGACTCAAGGAAGAAAAATCCGGCTGATTTTGCATTATGGAAG TCTGCTAAGGAAGGAGAACCCTTCTGGGAGAGTCCTTGGGGGCCTGGAAGACCTGGTTGGCATATTGAATGCAGTGCCATGAGTGCTGCATATCTGGGTTACTCGTTTGACATACACGGTGGAGGAATGGACCTTGTGTTTCCTCACCATGAAAATGAAATTGCTCAGAGCTGTGCTGCATGCAGACAAAGTAATATAAGTTACTGGATACATAACGGATTTGTCACTATTGACTCGGAGAAAATGTCCAAATCCCTTGGCAACTTCTTCACGATTCGTCAG GTCATAGAACTATACCACCCTCTCGCTTTGCGACTTTTCTTGTTGGCGACTCACTATAGGTCTCCAATTAACTACTCTGATGCACAGCTTGAAAGTGCTTCGGAACGTATTTTCTACATCTATCAG ACTTTACATGATTGCGAAGACGTTCTGAGACAACACGAAGTAACAGCTCTGAAAGATTCCATTCCACCCAACATCATGGAAGAGATCAACAAATTCCAAAATGTTTTTGTGGAGTCTATGTCAGATGATCTTCACACTACAGTTGTTTTGGCTGCCTTGTCTGATCCATTAAAAACCATCAATGATCTTCTACATACTCGTAAG GGAAAGAAGCAAGCTTTACGAGTAGAATCGCTTACAGCTCTGGAAAAGATGATCAGAAATGCACTGGAAGTTTTAGGATTGATGCCAACTAGTTACACCAAC ATTTTGCAGGAACTAGGGGAAAAAGCCTTGAGGCGCGCCAAATTAACAGAAGATCAAGTGTTGCGTAAAATCGAGGAAAGGACCGAGGCTAGGAGCCAAAAAGAGTATGAAAAATCGGATGCAATCAGAAAAGAATTAGCTGCTGTAGGCATTGCTCTTATGGATAGCCCAGATGGGACGACAACTTGGAGGCCGGCCGTACCTCTCGTGCTTCAAGAGCAGTAG
- the LOC115694830 gene encoding uncharacterized protein LOC115694830 isoform X2, with protein sequence MDGSTSKEEDVRISIGEQQETQTSTPTKPSSSSSNADRNLINEIKKAEKTKKREVENDHDERSQIKIQKVPESILKKEIFKDYSIMPKVIAIGPFYVNRDKLTQKELKHRLAARFIRNSGEGGEILLLKFKKNFTSVELKKLFKEKVLV encoded by the exons ATGGATGGGAGTACTAGTAAGGAGGAAGATGTGCGAATTTCGATTGGTGAGCAACAAGAGACACAAACTTCAACTCCAACAAAACCGAG CTCTAGCTCTTCCAATGCTGAtagaaatttgattaatgaaataaaaaaagctGAAAAGACCAAAAAGAGAGAAGTTGAAAATGATCACGACGAGCGAtcacaaataaaaatacaaaaggtTCCAGAAAGTATCCTAAAAAAAGAGATTTTTAAAGATTATTCCATCATGCCGAAAGTGATTGCAATTGGTCCTTTTTATGTTAATCGCGATAAGTTGACGCAAAAAGAACTCAAGCATAGATTGGCAGCAAGATTTATTCGAAATAGTGGCGAAGGTGGGGAGATTCTTCTCTTAAAGTTCAAGAAAAATTTCACTAGTGTTGAACTAAAGAAGCTCTTCAAGGAAAAG gtATTGGTTTAA
- the LOC115694830 gene encoding uncharacterized protein LOC115694830 isoform X1, producing MDGSTSKEEDVRISIGEQQETQTSTPTKPSSSSSNADRNLINEIKKAEKTKKREVENDHDERSQIKIQKVPESILKKEIFKDYSIMPKVIAIGPFYVNRDKLTQKELKHRLAARFIRNSGEGGEILLLKFKKNFTSVELKKLFKEKVIKNNNEDKLIRMLFVDGCAILQFIDSYVNNDIKESDEISNIQANEICHDLFLVENQIPFKVLLVLMRLSEKGIEFAKSIYYFCSMNIMAPLIYCLPRLQRNIDRLPILPDQQRQLFKEDNNVPIHLLDLLRSELLFVDSKDNSSVNVDDDDKGTKIFLSRSSYKRSFRNVQDLKEVGIKLKPDYSIGLRSISFSSRLFTFGQLNLPPLIVDETTKQKLLNLVAYEMCLNKDYVVTSYLRLLDSLIDCEQDVKDLRSAYILKNNLGSDAQVAELFNSIGSILVTYDAYASVKNNIQKHYERKIATWNAQLCQEHLRNPWTTLGVLAALAGLLLTGIQAYYSIHPKKT from the exons ATGGATGGGAGTACTAGTAAGGAGGAAGATGTGCGAATTTCGATTGGTGAGCAACAAGAGACACAAACTTCAACTCCAACAAAACCGAG CTCTAGCTCTTCCAATGCTGAtagaaatttgattaatgaaataaaaaaagctGAAAAGACCAAAAAGAGAGAAGTTGAAAATGATCACGACGAGCGAtcacaaataaaaatacaaaaggtTCCAGAAAGTATCCTAAAAAAAGAGATTTTTAAAGATTATTCCATCATGCCGAAAGTGATTGCAATTGGTCCTTTTTATGTTAATCGCGATAAGTTGACGCAAAAAGAACTCAAGCATAGATTGGCAGCAAGATTTATTCGAAATAGTGGCGAAGGTGGGGAGATTCTTCTCTTAAAGTTCAAGAAAAATTTCACTAGTGTTGAACTAAAGAAGCTCTTCAAGGAAAAGGtaattaagaataataatgAAGACAAACTAATTAGGATGTTGTTTGTAGATGGGTGTGCAATACTTCAATTTATAGATAGTTATGTTAATAATGACATAAAAGAGTCTGATGAGATTAGTAATATTCAAGCAAATGAGATTTGTCATGATTTATTTTTGGTAGAAAACCAAATTCCCTTCAAAGTACTTTTGGTATTAATGAGATTGAGCGAAAAAGGGATTGAATTCGCAAAAAGCATCTATTATTTTTGTTCTATGAACATTATGGCACCGTTAATTTATTGTTTGCCAAGGCTTCAACGAAACATAGATCGTTTACCTATCTTACCTGATCAGCAAAGACAACTCTTTAAAGAAGATAACAACGTGCCTATTCATCTTCTTGACCTACTCAGATCAGAACTCTTATTTGTCGATTCTAAAGATAATAGTAGTGTTAATGTAGATGATGATGATAAGGGTACTAAAATTTTTCTCTCTAGATCTTCTTACAAACGATCTTTTCGCAATGTTCAAGATCTTAAAGAAGTTGGCATAAAGTTAAAGCCTGACTACTCTATTGGCTTAAGATCAATATCTTTCTCATCTCGATTATTTACTTTCGGTCAACTTAACCTTCCACCCTTGATTGTGGATGAGACAACAAAACAAAAGTTGTTGAACTTGGTTGCTTATGAAATGTGCCTTAACAAAGACTATGTTGTGACTTCTTatttgagattgttagattcacTCATCGATTGTGAACAAGATGTTAAAGACTTAAGATCAGCATACatacttaaaaataatcttGGTAGCGACGCACAAGTAGCTGAACTGTTCAACAGTATAGGTAGCATTTTGGTTACTTATGATGCTTATGCGAGTGTAAAAAACAACATACAAAAGCACTACGAAAGAAAAATCGCTACTTGGAATGCTCAATTGTGTCAAGAACATTTAAGAAATCCTTGGACTACCCTAGGTGTTTTGGCTGCACTAGCTGGACTTTTGTTAACTGGAATTCAAGCTTATTACTCTATACATCCTAAAAAAACCTAA
- the LOC115695559 gene encoding uncharacterized protein LOC115695559 yields MRGVAWNCRGLGQTSTVRELKSLVRSCSPDFVFLSKLKVDTSPLVRIFNSLIFICVSFCWHCGGIILAWRMGFDFETISISKNHITGLVYSDPCSHPWLLSCVYGPPYFYAKKKFWSEIIGLGDRFGGPWLILGDMNFILQEIEREGSKGRDQFIPVIDGLVNSRGLINLPIQGDNLTWDNHRSGRNHVKSALDKALANQDWINLFPRATIYSFQTCNSDHRPLCLYSCGLADKFKRSFKFEEGWTRDDWSKMVVDHAWKSILHLWPPARIFKKIGATRVALSNWNRAQFGNIDSTISDLEKKLDALQKIPAGSRDWREEQDVRRSLNVYWEKKEGRRNAIESILSKDNIWLTRRDLIGQEFLNFFGEIFAGSSIRRDINCNNLIRERISSLESEELLRIPSHDDIRKTLFSMGSGKALGPDANKIKPILPRLICPTQAAFVPGRSIQDNNVIVQEIIHTFNRKKGKEGLFAIKIDLMKAYDMLSWQFIRHVLECYDIPTRFCNWVDQCITTTTLNVCLNGGQVGKIKPSCGLRQGDPLSPYLFIWAAELLSCVLNEALGKGVIKGIRLSQKGLMCKKPGECGIVWKNSVRGQVQTDIKLNLGIGDIVTNTKYLGLPLFRSRQKDADYNFILDNLTSKLQGSKAKSLSKAGQATLIKSVGLAMPCYAMQTTKLSNRLMHKIDGMVREFWWGFEKGNHGLHLKAWDKLCLPKSRGGMGFQKTKEMNLAFLTKWGWNLLNGGQSLCCKILEAKYLRGKDFLSCRYKDTDS; encoded by the exons ATGAGAGGAGTGGCCTGGAACTGTAGAGGGTTGGGGCAGACCTCTACAGTTCGCGAACTGAAGTCCCTGGTGCGGTCGTGCTCCCCTGACTTCGTCTTCCTTTCGAAGCTCAAGGTGGACACGTCTCCTTTGGTACgtatttttaattctttaatttttatttgtgtttcCTTCTGCTGGCACTGCGGGGGTATCATCCTTGCTTGGAGAATGGGGTTTGATTTTGAAACTATTTctatctccaaaaatcatattACGGGGTTAGTTTATTCGGATCCTTGTTCCCATCCGTGGCTTCTTTCGTGTGTGTATGGACCTCCATATTTTTATGCAAAAAAGAAATTCTGGTCTGAGATTATTGGTTTGGGAGATCGGTTTGGAGGTCCTTGGTTAATTTTGGGTGACATGAACTTTATTCTTCAAGAAAttgaaagagaaggctcaaaaGGGAGAGACCAATTTATTCCTGTCATTGATGGGCTGGTTAATTCTCGGGGTCTTATCAACCTCCCGATTCAGGGTGACAATCTCACTTGGGACAACCATCGTTCGGGGAGGAATCATGTTAAATCGGCCCTGGACAAGGCGTTAGCTAACCAGGACTGGATCAATTTGTTCCCTAGAGCAACTATCTACTCGTTCCAAACCTGCAACTCTGACCACCGTCCCCTGTGCTTATACTCTTGTGGTTTGGCTGATAaattcaaaaggagtttcaaGTTTGAAGAAGGCTGGACGAGAGATGATTGGAGCAAGATGGTTGTCGACCATGCTTGGAAGTCGATCTTGCACTTGTGGCCTCCTGCtagaatttttaagaaaatcggTGCGACGAGGGTTGCTCTATCTAATTGGAATAGAGCTCAATTTGGGAATATTGACAGTACCATATCAGATTTAGAGAAAAAGCTTGATGCTTTGCAAAAGATCCCTGCCGGTTCGAGAGACTGGAGGGAGGAGCAGGACGTCCGGCGCTCCCTGAATGTCTACTGGGAGAAGAAAGA AGGGAGGAGGAATGCGATTGAAAGTATCTTAAGCAAGGATAATATCTGGTTAACTAGGAGAGACTTGATTGGGCAAgagttcttgaatttctttGGTGAGATCTTTGCTGGGTCAAGTATCAGACGGGACATTAACTGCAATAATCTCATTCGTGAAAGAATCTCGTCTTTAGAAAGTGAGGAATTATTAAGGATACCATCGCATGACGATATTCGAAAGACGTTATTCAGTATGGGGAGCGGTAAGGCCCTTGGCCCTGATG CTAATAAAATCAAGCCTATCCTTCCTAGATTGATCTGCCCAACTCAAGCGGCGTTTGTGCCTGGCAGAAGCATCCAGGATAACAATGTTATTGTTCAAGAAATCATCCACACCTTTAACCGCAAGAAGGGCAAAGAAGGCTTGTTCGCTATTAAAATTGACCTGATGAAAGCTTATGATATGCTGAGTTGGCAGTTCATTAGACATGTGCTTGAGTGCTATGATATCCCAACACGTTTCTGCAACTGGGTGGACCAATGTATTACTACCACTACCCTCAATGTTTGTCTTAATGGGGGTCAAGTTGGGAAGATTAAGCCCTCGTGTGGCTTGCGCCAGGGTGACCCACTCTCTCCTTATCTTTTCATTTGGGCGGCTGAATTGCTCTCCTGTGTGTTGAATGAGGCATTGGGGAAGGGAGTTATCAAAGGAATCAGGCTGAGCCAAAAAG GGCTAATGTGTAAGAAGCCAGGGGAGTGTGGAATTGTCTGGAAGAATTCTGTTCGTGGTCAG GTCCAAACTGACATTAAGTTAAACCTGGGTATTGGTGACATTGTTACTAATACAAAGTACCTAGGCCTTCCCCTCTTTAGGTCCAGACAAAAGGATGcagattataattttatattggaTAACCTGACTTCGAAGCTGCAAGGCTCGAAAGCTAAATCCCTCTCAAAAGCTGGTCAGGCAACTCTTATTAAATCTGTGGGTCTAGCCATGCCGTGTTATGCCATGCAAACCACAAAACTATCGAATCGTCTCATGCACAAAATAGACGGTATGGTTCGTGAATTCTGGTGGGGTTTCGagaaaggtaaccatggcttgCATCTTAAGGCTTGGGACAAATTGTGCCTTCCCAAATCTCGTGGGGGGATGGGATTTCAGAAAACTAAGGAAATGAACCTAGCGTTTCTGACTAAGTGGGGGTGGAATCTATTAAATGGTGGTCAGTCCCTCTGCTGTAAGATATTGGAAGCTAAGTATCTTAGAGGGAAAGATTTCTTATCTTGCAGGTATAAAGACACTGACTCTTAG
- the LOC115695558 gene encoding uncharacterized protein LOC115695558, with product MNRLLHSFELASGQRVNASKSSIFFSPNSDGVVKTQICSTLGMPEATEGSFYLGLPNIIGRKKTVILGFLKNKIINRINSWDGKFLSRAGKEILLKTVIQSLPTYAMSVFLIPLKICNDIEKLMASFWWKTKSASGQGIIWMS from the coding sequence ATGAATAGACTCCTTCACTCTTTTGAGCTTGCATCTGGTCAGCGCGTCAATGCATCCAAGTCTTCGATATTCTTCAGTCCTAACTCTGATGGTGTGGTCAAAACTCAAATATGCTCAACCCTTGGCATGCCTGAAGCTACTGAAGGCTCTTTCTACTTAGGACTGCCGAACATCATTGGAAGAAAGAAGACTGTTATCCTTGGCTTTCTCAAGAATAAGATCATTAACCGCATAAATAGTTGGGATGGTAAGTTTCTTTCTCGTGCTGGTAAGGAAATTCTGCTAAAGACTGTCATCCAATCTCTTCCAACATATGCCATGAGTGTGTTTCTGATCCCTCTGAAAATCTGCAATGATATTGAGAAGCTTATGGCTAGCTTTTGGTGGAAAACAAAGAGTGCTAGTGGACAAGGCATTATTTGGATGTCTTAG